A section of the Entelurus aequoreus isolate RoL-2023_Sb linkage group LG21, RoL_Eaeq_v1.1, whole genome shotgun sequence genome encodes:
- the LOC133638648 gene encoding E3 SUMO-protein ligase ZBED1-like: MKHLRVQINVCPIFDALRRPSSCASSSGFDAQPGTSVTALQSESDNLQPASQAPRCAQRTPFPVAAMGKMSVPQTEECHRKVTAHIVKRLHPFSEVESPTFRDMVKTLNPKYIPPSRDYLSNTLIPAWYKKNRNRELSGIGIETKNRNRNRSN, encoded by the exons atgaagcacctccgagtacaaataaatgtgtgtcccatcttcgacgcgctgcgccgaccgtcctcctgtgcctcttcctctggcttcgacgcccagcctggcacctcggtgactgcattgcagtccgaatccg acaatttacaacctgctagccaggctccgcgatgtgctcagcgtactccgttccccgtagcggcaatggggaagatgtcggtgccacagacggaagagtgccacagaaaggtcactgcacacatagtcaaaagactgcatcccttttcagaggtggaatctccaacatttag ggatatggtgaaaactctcaacccaaaatacataccaccttccagggactacctgtcaaacacattgatcccggcatggtacaagaagaatcggaatcgagaattgtcaggaatcggaatcgaaacaaagaatcggaatcggaatcgttcgaattaa